A portion of the Mesoplasma entomophilum genome contains these proteins:
- a CDS encoding APC family permease — MNIKKTKTKTFEFLTLFVMVIGTVIGSGIYMKNSELLDQTNNPIIALILWSFVGVVCIMSMIVFIEISSSTKHFGNGTLGNWAKIFINRKTASFFSIMYGWVYIPSTQSVFVAGAVNYLLLAIGAPITPYQQLIIYLLVGFSIFITCTILSIYKRFINRRIQIIGILIKFLPLLIAFIAGFILIDKTGGTSAMWPTDHNKYGWSPLLFLGGFGGILFAFDGYVYIANAQKTATHKDVVPKALFAGMIFVAIFYVLMALSLFMGSPDGSIVKLFEKMLGGKDSNAARIISNLILMTICLLGSSIFVDIAIVDLASDANNKTIYTKKRSMSYKEAGIIQLFIFMVAYTFLITIGICTTREGWDGLSSVAGSGKVVSIEALLNKPADYINWFSSGTSALVFIMVLAVMIAGVVNRFTKKVKVEQTKLFMICGIISSFFMTIFIFFGIFAFIWEPKNIAEGNWKITSSGMWFLIILVISLTINVVVFLIQEYKFKKDPYVDGWDGEINPDVKVEDNLSIVADIKALKQKIFNKK; from the coding sequence ATGAACATCAAAAAAACTAAAACTAAAACGTTTGAATTTTTAACTCTTTTTGTAATGGTTATTGGAACTGTAATTGGTTCTGGTATATATATGAAAAACAGTGAATTATTAGATCAAACAAACAACCCAATTATTGCTTTAATTCTTTGATCATTTGTTGGAGTTGTATGTATTATGTCAATGATTGTTTTTATTGAGATTTCTTCTTCAACAAAACATTTTGGAAATGGTACATTAGGTAATTGAGCAAAAATATTTATCAATAGAAAAACAGCATCATTTTTTTCAATTATGTATGGATGAGTTTATATTCCTAGTACACAAAGCGTATTTGTTGCTGGTGCTGTTAACTATCTGCTTTTAGCTATTGGTGCTCCAATTACACCTTATCAACAATTAATTATTTATTTATTAGTTGGATTTAGTATATTTATAACTTGTACGATTTTATCTATTTATAAAAGATTCATTAATAGAAGAATACAAATAATTGGGATTTTAATAAAATTTTTACCTCTACTAATAGCATTTATTGCAGGTTTTATTTTAATTGATAAAACTGGTGGGACAAGCGCTATGTGACCTACAGATCATAATAAATATGGTTGATCTCCTTTACTTTTCTTAGGTGGATTTGGTGGTATATTATTTGCATTTGATGGATATGTTTATATTGCTAATGCACAGAAAACAGCTACACACAAAGATGTTGTTCCAAAAGCATTATTTGCTGGAATGATATTTGTTGCAATATTTTATGTATTAATGGCACTCTCATTATTTATGGGTTCACCAGACGGTTCAATTGTTAAGCTATTTGAAAAAATGTTAGGTGGAAAAGATAGTAATGCTGCTAGAATTATTTCAAACTTAATTTTAATGACTATTTGTCTATTAGGTTCAAGCATATTTGTTGATATTGCTATTGTTGATTTAGCTTCTGATGCTAACAACAAAACTATTTATACAAAAAAAAGAAGTATGTCTTACAAAGAAGCTGGAATAATCCAATTGTTTATTTTTATGGTTGCTTATACTTTCTTAATAACTATAGGTATTTGCACAACAAGAGAAGGCTGAGATGGATTGTCTTCAGTTGCAGGTTCTGGAAAAGTAGTTTCAATAGAAGCATTGTTAAATAAACCAGCTGATTATATTAATTGATTTTCTTCAGGGACAAGCGCGCTTGTCTTTATAATGGTATTGGCAGTTATGATCGCTGGTGTTGTAAACAGATTTACAAAGAAAGTTAAAGTTGAACAAACAAAACTATTTATGATTTGTGGAATTATTTCATCTTTCTTTATGACTATTTTTATTTTCTTTGGAATATTTGCTTTTATATGAGAGCCAAAAAATATTGCAGAAGGGAATTGAAAAATAACTAGTTCAGGAATGTGATTCTTAATTATCTTAGTTATTTCACTTACTATTAATGTAGTAGTCTTTTTAATTCAGGAATATAAATTTAAAAAAGATCCTTATGTTGATGGTTGAGATGGTGAAATTAACCCAGATGTTAAAGTTGAAGATAATTTAAGTATTGTTGCTGATATTAAAGCTTTAAAACAAAAAATTTTTAACAAAAAGTAA
- the serS gene encoding serine--tRNA ligase, whose amino-acid sequence MLDINFIESNLVKVKEQLNKRSGEYTLILDEAVELNIQRKSILKEVENLKANKNNLSKQVGELMRNKQVEEANKIKNDVASINTKIDTLDEKLKEVQEELTIKLQNIPNIPNDDMPVGNDDNDNVEVRVWGNEFVKNHDTAHWDIADKLKLVDFEAGPKLSGSRFVVYTGLGSKLVRSLANVILDLHTSKGYKEITVPLLVNPQAMYGTGQLPKFKEDAYITANDQYLIPTGEVPLTNLHAGEILDANQLPIHYTTYSQCFRQEAGSAGRDTKGLIRLHQFNKVELVKLTDQESSEIELQTMVKDAEAVLQLFNLPYRVVELCTGDVGFSSTKTYDLEVWFPEQNKYREISSCSNCTDFQARNMQTRYRDANGEVKLVHTLNGSGVAIDRLIAAILENYWDGEKLIIPTVLKPYFGNQEFIK is encoded by the coding sequence ATGTTAGACATAAATTTTATTGAAAGTAATTTAGTTAAAGTTAAAGAACAACTAAATAAAAGAAGCGGTGAGTACACATTGATTCTTGATGAAGCTGTTGAATTAAATATTCAAAGAAAATCAATTTTAAAGGAAGTTGAAAATTTAAAAGCAAATAAAAATAATTTATCAAAACAAGTTGGTGAATTAATGAGAAACAAGCAAGTTGAAGAAGCTAACAAAATTAAAAATGATGTAGCATCTATTAATACAAAAATTGATACACTTGATGAAAAATTAAAAGAAGTTCAAGAAGAATTAACAATTAAATTACAAAACATTCCTAACATCCCTAATGATGATATGCCTGTTGGTAATGACGACAATGATAATGTCGAAGTAAGAGTTTGAGGAAATGAATTTGTTAAAAACCATGATACAGCTCACTGAGATATTGCTGACAAACTAAAATTAGTTGATTTTGAAGCAGGACCTAAACTAAGCGGTTCAAGATTTGTTGTTTATACTGGTTTAGGATCTAAGTTAGTTAGAAGTCTAGCAAATGTTATTTTAGACTTACATACAAGCAAAGGCTACAAGGAAATTACTGTTCCTCTTCTTGTTAATCCACAGGCAATGTATGGAACAGGACAATTACCTAAATTTAAGGAAGACGCGTATATCACAGCAAATGATCAATACTTAATTCCAACAGGTGAAGTTCCATTAACTAATTTACATGCTGGTGAAATCTTAGATGCAAATCAATTGCCAATTCACTATACAACATATTCTCAATGTTTTAGACAAGAAGCAGGTAGTGCTGGTAGAGATACAAAAGGTTTAATTAGACTACACCAATTTAATAAGGTTGAATTAGTTAAACTAACTGATCAAGAATCAAGTGAAATTGAGTTACAAACAATGGTTAAAGATGCAGAGGCTGTTCTTCAATTATTTAATTTACCATACCGTGTAGTTGAATTATGTACAGGAGATGTTGGGTTTAGTTCAACAAAAACTTATGATTTAGAAGTTTGATTTCCTGAGCAAAATAAATATCGTGAAATTTCAAGTTGTTCAAACTGTACAGATTTCCAAGCTAGAAATATGCAAACAAGATATCGTGACGCAAATGGGGAAGTAAAATTAGTTCATACATTAAATGGTTCTGGAGTTGCTATTGACAGATTAATTGCAGCAATTTTAGAGAATTATTGAGACGGTGAAAAATTAATTATTCCGACAGTACTTAAGCCCTACTTTGGGAATCAAGAATTCATAAAATAA
- a CDS encoding Hsp33 family molecular chaperone HslO, which yields MDLQIRAISHKHNAKIAIVDISESMREICNLQQTNPFISIALSKFTVGNTLISLDNKELAKINSNYISNNGAVKKMIAEFQNNKVRAYAQVKDFEIKEYIPRLSNNPVFATVGTQGQLLNSRDMGLKEPYVSTINTDSPNMDHIWMDFLRDSNQVGSLLTSDVKLDDDLKVQKVVGILIQLLPEHTQEDIELLESKLGNTNFICEILMKSTNYYEVIKEIFEDATILESKEIIFECTCNDKKILDSVKLLGKDDIEELIKNKEDVQVICDFCNKEYIVKNEELKDLI from the coding sequence ATGGATTTACAAATAAGAGCAATAAGCCATAAACATAATGCAAAAATAGCAATAGTTGATATTAGTGAAAGTATGAGAGAAATTTGTAATTTGCAACAAACAAACCCCTTTATAAGTATTGCTTTATCAAAATTTACTGTTGGTAATACATTGATTTCATTAGATAATAAAGAGCTTGCAAAAATTAATTCTAATTACATTTCAAATAATGGAGCAGTTAAAAAAATGATTGCAGAATTTCAAAACAATAAAGTTAGAGCATATGCTCAAGTTAAAGATTTTGAAATCAAAGAATATATACCACGATTAAGTAATAACCCTGTTTTTGCAACAGTAGGAACACAAGGACAGCTTTTAAATAGTAGAGACATGGGTTTAAAAGAACCTTATGTTTCAACAATAAACACAGATTCACCTAATATGGATCATATTTGAATGGATTTTTTAAGAGATAGTAATCAGGTTGGTTCACTTTTAACAAGTGATGTAAAATTAGATGACGATTTAAAAGTACAAAAAGTTGTTGGAATATTAATTCAATTACTACCAGAACACACACAAGAAGATATTGAATTATTGGAATCAAAATTGGGAAACACTAACTTTATATGTGAGATTTTAATGAAATCAACAAATTATTATGAAGTAATTAAAGAAATTTTTGAAGATGCAACAATTTTAGAAAGTAAAGAAATTATTTTTGAATGTACATGCAACGACAAAAAGATATTAGATTCAGTTAAATTACTAGGTAAAGACGACATTGAAGAGTTAATAAAAAACAAGGAAGATGTTCAAGTTATTTGTGATTTTTGTAACAAAGAATATATTGTTAAAAATGAAGAACTTAAAGATTTAATTTAA
- a CDS encoding ABC transporter ATP-binding protein encodes MELEPKINFDKGVKGLKQKNKYQKQLTNKYSKEILSEGAIVTTTNCHPNTLEHIIELKDVKKSYITGDLETPILKGIDVKLDKGDFIVILGPSGSGKTTFLNVISGLDKATEGDVFILGSNLSLLKDSHLTKFRRRNVGFIFQQYNLLTNLTSKENAEVGQNLANKNKQGMSIEEIFETIGMKEQMNKYPHQMSGGQQQRVSIARALAKNPEILFADEPTGALDEEMGRKVLEILVKVNREQKTTVVVVTHNPNIAKIANTVIHIKNGLIDSLEKNSKPADPKTIEWS; translated from the coding sequence ATTGAATTAGAACCTAAAATTAACTTTGATAAAGGTGTTAAAGGTTTAAAACAAAAAAATAAATACCAAAAACAATTAACAAACAAATATTCTAAAGAAATTTTAAGTGAGGGAGCAATTGTAACAACAACAAATTGTCATCCTAACACATTAGAACACATCATAGAATTAAAAGATGTTAAAAAATCTTATATTACAGGAGATTTAGAAACACCTATTTTAAAAGGCATTGATGTTAAACTAGATAAAGGTGATTTCATTGTCATTTTAGGGCCATCTGGATCAGGAAAAACAACTTTTTTAAATGTTATTTCAGGTTTAGATAAAGCTACCGAAGGTGATGTATTTATTTTAGGTTCAAACTTATCACTATTAAAAGATTCACACTTAACAAAATTCAGAAGAAGAAACGTTGGATTTATTTTTCAACAATACAACCTTTTAACAAACCTAACTTCTAAAGAAAATGCTGAAGTTGGTCAAAACCTTGCAAACAAAAATAAGCAAGGTATGAGCATTGAAGAAATTTTTGAAACAATTGGAATGAAAGAACAAATGAATAAATATCCTCACCAAATGTCAGGGGGTCAACAACAAAGGGTTTCTATCGCAAGAGCATTAGCTAAAAACCCAGAAATTTTATTTGCTGATGAACCAACAGGTGCATTGGATGAAGAAATGGGACGTAAAGTTTTAGAAATTTTAGTAAAAGTTAACCGCGAACAAAAAACAACAGTTGTTGTTGTTACTCATAACCCTAACATTGCGAAAATTGCTAATACAGTAATTCACATTAAAAATGGATTAATTGATAGTTTAGAGAAAAACTCAAAACCAGCAGATCCGAAAACTATTGAGTGATCATAG
- a CDS encoding type 2 periplasmic-binding domain-containing protein, whose protein sequence is MKKLLLILSSLLIIGTTSMSVVSCGIKPEKDVVFAIIGGATQSSGDLEKVSAYQEMADDYNEIHRNEQDFVPVKVQWKNSNYLNNSIMVGDNLPDLYISYVDAASTYLGTKIGNQVRDMEVSMGEKGFQKFTEDLITPAFINEGKYQDKQIVLPFGKSFDISVINVNTWIQFVSHVEGYTEAAKNLQKKFNQFNKSKRNLELGGDTESSNNQIFSNKLVIKDSSFANYGITSADYNNLKIIIDTCLKTAGVSAQSESDFSESNGDVQKAIKDVFATTNNVLLITKFMNAIVQEGLIEVKIQNRDSVTFEGKTLSKEEMDVLNNENADNRLDYTQKTNFGFGIDSVDNKFFMDYASSNIDGKELIDVEDPNNDFWYNSTYKSNQTKIQFNTKSSSFLETAEYLDGMKEIAKSNNNTDAATFSEQWNGVFSVARYDSPVIKSWITSDFIKGTMFMGSASSANDPYFAQQQKRVGDKVKINGKDEIVTTYFSPNKKADLLTAPKTNKNNTNRHVFMSQGRGIAGFKSNGPNAAQKEKSVTGFLNYIMQPKPTARFALRTSYVPATKSGMEIYKNYVNGSYNNLTGIVPEGRENLVEAVKIIEKRPNDVITDDDINEYFYQVKNSKGKPDPKVTVSPVMTGFIKEYLEPKIESEIKQLNSSDDVTLLVSSKALPSTDLIRTALKNSIDPNNGVMDLKNWKDIKFSEILDKFTNRKQYYLVEKWILTNESEFFKDIKVTRK, encoded by the coding sequence ATGAAAAAACTATTATTGATACTATCTTCTTTATTAATTATTGGAACAACAAGTATGAGTGTTGTTTCATGTGGAATAAAGCCAGAAAAAGATGTTGTTTTTGCTATCATTGGAGGTGCTACTCAATCTTCTGGTGATTTAGAAAAAGTAAGTGCTTATCAAGAAATGGCTGATGATTATAATGAGATTCATAGAAATGAACAAGATTTTGTGCCAGTAAAAGTTCAATGAAAAAATTCTAATTATTTAAATAATTCAATTATGGTAGGTGATAACTTACCTGATTTATATATTTCATATGTTGATGCTGCATCAACATATTTAGGAACAAAAATTGGAAATCAAGTCAGAGATATGGAAGTATCCATGGGTGAAAAAGGTTTTCAAAAATTCACAGAAGATTTAATAACACCAGCATTTATTAATGAAGGTAAATATCAAGATAAACAAATAGTTTTACCTTTTGGAAAATCATTTGATATATCAGTAATTAATGTCAATACTTGAATACAGTTTGTTTCACACGTTGAAGGTTATACAGAAGCTGCTAAAAATCTTCAAAAAAAATTTAATCAATTCAATAAATCAAAAAGAAATTTAGAATTAGGTGGAGATACAGAATCTTCTAACAATCAAATTTTTAGCAATAAATTAGTAATAAAAGATAGTTCATTTGCCAATTACGGAATTACATCAGCTGATTATAATAATTTGAAAATAATAATAGATACATGTCTCAAAACGGCCGGAGTTTCTGCTCAATCTGAATCTGATTTTAGTGAATCAAATGGAGATGTACAAAAGGCTATTAAGGATGTATTTGCAACAACAAATAACGTGTTATTAATAACTAAATTTATGAATGCAATAGTGCAAGAAGGTTTAATTGAGGTAAAAATTCAAAATAGAGATTCAGTTACATTTGAAGGCAAGACGTTAAGCAAGGAAGAAATGGATGTATTAAATAATGAAAATGCAGATAACAGATTAGATTACACACAAAAAACAAACTTTGGCTTTGGAATTGATTCAGTTGATAACAAATTTTTTATGGATTATGCATCGTCGAATATAGATGGCAAAGAGTTAATAGATGTTGAAGATCCTAATAATGATTTTTGGTATAATTCAACGTACAAATCAAATCAAACAAAAATACAATTTAATACTAAATCATCTAGCTTTTTGGAAACAGCAGAATATTTAGACGGAATGAAAGAAATAGCAAAATCAAATAATAACACAGATGCAGCAACTTTTTCAGAACAGTGAAATGGAGTTTTTTCAGTAGCCAGATATGATTCTCCTGTTATAAAATCATGAATAACTAGTGACTTTATAAAAGGCACTATGTTTATGGGCTCAGCATCTTCTGCCAATGATCCATATTTTGCGCAACAACAAAAAAGAGTTGGTGATAAAGTTAAAATAAATGGAAAAGATGAAATAGTAACAACATATTTTTCTCCTAATAAAAAAGCAGATCTTTTAACAGCACCAAAAACTAATAAAAATAATACCAACAGACATGTTTTCATGTCTCAGGGAAGAGGTATTGCTGGTTTTAAATCCAATGGGCCTAACGCAGCACAAAAAGAAAAGTCAGTAACAGGATTTTTAAATTATATTATGCAGCCTAAACCAACAGCAAGATTTGCTTTAAGAACTAGTTATGTTCCGGCTACTAAATCAGGAATGGAGATTTATAAAAATTATGTTAATGGAAGTTATAACAACTTAACAGGAATTGTGCCAGAAGGAAGAGAAAATTTAGTTGAAGCAGTAAAAATTATTGAAAAAAGACCAAATGATGTAATAACAGATGATGATATTAATGAATATTTCTATCAAGTAAAAAATTCAAAAGGTAAGCCCGATCCTAAGGTTACTGTTAGTCCAGTTATGACAGGCTTCATAAAAGAATATCTAGAACCAAAGATAGAATCTGAAATCAAACAACTTAATAGTAGCGATGATGTAACTTTACTTGTTTCATCAAAAGCTTTACCGTCAACAGATCTTATCAGAACAGCATTAAAAAATTCAATAGATCCAAATAATGGAGTTATGGATTTAAAAAATTGGAAGGATATTAAATTTTCTGAAATACTTGATAAGTTCACTAACAGAAAACAATATTATTTGGTTGAAAAATGAATATTGACTAATGAATCTGAGTTTTTTAAAGACATAAAAGTAACCAGAAAATAA
- a CDS encoding ATP-binding cassette domain-containing protein: MSIKLKNITIDYGNFLAVDDLNISINSGELVSLLGPSGCGKTTALNAIAGLINTTKGQILFDGVDVTHKSSQKRNIGLVFQSYALYTHMSVFKNIAYPLYHSKDFKSELSIDNAKYKSRLKSLNESKGYELIIKQQNDFTKNLASFLKQTNNKISQLEDLFLREHKDSIVNYVEDLFANQENTKIIKNHLVSYLYDKLKIKFNEISSTVEQMIADNYKAVMMHHLDMRFKNTIKHYAITNSNNLLKNKKHLNELIKTSKTTKKSIIKEEKTLGLELNIFSNNSNDLYENYLNEKNAITENFIEKNITLIADEINDYFTTVIEKIKEPIIAGNKIELTLKEISKIIERFKKDYISQNTKLINGFIKEQTKILPKNISIKEQIKIALESVVISEFNAIEQLMVSNLEAKYLDLLSNLKETDFSNLTKYYEVEVEEILNFKNNNDIILKQKEKAEKEIKELLSGAEIEIFSEGNDIYADYLAQKEYLVDSLLANNVSGIENTIENKFLTLPNIIEKDLEIKSKTIETKELEEEIRKNIYSRKRKIRELVFETAKQVEIETQLNKKPSELSGGQQQRVAIARAIVKKPSILLMDEPLSNLDAKLRLTTREWIKRFQQKVGITTIFVTHDQEEAMSISDSIFVMNKGVLQQSGTPLEIYNKPVNKFVAKFIGTPNVNFINVRVNKSKITLPSNEVLKFKKLDIDKAEWTLGVRPERLTLDKKSGRVYIGSGDVVVVEQLGKQNHVKVRLNTNEEVTIILEPHEWNTLKNNSRLDLYARKEDLYLFNEETNLVEVSYE, from the coding sequence ATGAGTATTAAATTAAAAAATATAACAATAGATTATGGTAATTTCTTAGCAGTAGATGATTTAAATATAAGTATAAATTCAGGGGAACTTGTCTCACTATTGGGACCATCAGGTTGTGGTAAAACAACAGCATTAAATGCTATTGCTGGATTGATTAATACAACAAAAGGGCAAATTCTTTTTGACGGAGTTGATGTAACACATAAATCAAGTCAAAAAAGAAATATTGGACTAGTATTCCAAAGTTATGCTTTATACACACATATGAGCGTATTTAAAAACATTGCTTATCCTTTATATCACTCAAAAGATTTTAAATCAGAATTATCAATTGATAATGCCAAATACAAAAGTAGACTTAAATCTTTAAATGAATCAAAAGGATATGAATTAATAATTAAACAACAAAATGATTTCACTAAAAACTTAGCATCTTTCTTAAAACAAACTAATAATAAAATTTCTCAATTGGAAGATTTATTTTTAAGAGAACACAAAGATTCTATTGTTAACTATGTTGAAGATTTATTTGCAAATCAAGAAAATACAAAAATAATAAAAAATCATTTAGTTAGTTATTTATACGATAAATTAAAAATTAAGTTTAACGAAATTTCTTCAACTGTTGAACAAATGATCGCAGATAATTATAAAGCAGTTATGATGCATCATTTAGATATGAGATTTAAAAATACTATTAAGCATTATGCAATTACTAATTCAAATAACTTATTAAAAAATAAGAAACATTTAAATGAATTAATTAAAACAAGTAAAACAACTAAGAAATCAATTATAAAAGAAGAGAAAACGTTAGGATTAGAATTAAATATCTTTAGCAATAATTCAAATGATTTATATGAAAATTATTTAAACGAAAAAAATGCTATTACAGAAAATTTTATTGAAAAAAACATAACTCTTATTGCAGATGAAATTAATGATTACTTTACAACTGTTATCGAAAAAATTAAAGAACCTATTATTGCTGGAAATAAAATTGAATTAACATTAAAAGAAATTAGTAAAATTATTGAACGATTCAAAAAAGATTATATTTCGCAAAACACAAAGCTTATAAATGGATTCATTAAAGAACAAACAAAAATTTTGCCTAAAAACATTTCAATAAAAGAACAAATTAAAATTGCTTTGGAAAGTGTTGTTATATCTGAATTCAATGCAATTGAACAATTAATGGTAAGTAATCTAGAAGCAAAATATTTAGATTTACTTTCAAATTTAAAAGAAACTGATTTTAGTAACTTAACAAAATATTATGAAGTAGAAGTTGAGGAAATACTAAACTTTAAAAACAACAACGACATAATTTTAAAACAAAAAGAAAAAGCTGAAAAAGAGATTAAAGAATTATTGAGTGGAGCAGAAATTGAAATTTTCTCAGAAGGAAATGATATTTATGCTGATTACCTTGCTCAAAAAGAATACCTTGTAGATTCACTATTAGCAAACAATGTTTCAGGAATTGAAAATACAATAGAAAATAAATTCTTAACTTTACCAAATATTATAGAAAAAGATTTAGAAATTAAATCAAAAACTATTGAAACAAAAGAACTTGAAGAAGAAATTAGAAAAAACATATATTCAAGAAAAAGAAAAATTAGAGAATTAGTTTTTGAAACAGCTAAACAAGTTGAAATTGAAACTCAATTAAATAAAAAACCAAGTGAATTATCTGGAGGACAACAACAACGTGTTGCGATCGCTAGAGCAATTGTTAAAAAACCAAGTATATTATTAATGGATGAACCTTTGTCAAACTTAGATGCTAAATTACGTTTAACAACTAGAGAATGAATTAAAAGATTTCAACAAAAAGTTGGTATTACAACAATCTTTGTTACTCATGACCAAGAAGAAGCTATGAGTATTTCTGATTCAATCTTTGTTATGAATAAAGGGGTATTGCAACAATCAGGAACACCTCTAGAAATTTATAACAAACCAGTTAATAAATTTGTTGCAAAATTTATTGGTACTCCAAATGTTAACTTTATAAATGTTAGGGTTAATAAATCAAAAATTACTTTGCCATCAAATGAGGTTTTAAAATTTAAGAAACTGGATATTGATAAAGCTGAATGAACTTTAGGTGTGAGACCTGAAAGATTGACTTTAGATAAAAAAAGCGGGAGAGTATACATCGGTTCTGGTGACGTAGTTGTTGTAGAACAATTAGGAAAACAAAACCATGTTAAAGTTCGCTTAAACACAAATGAAGAAGTTACTATTATTCTTGAACCACATGAATGAAACACTTTAAAAAATAACTCAAGACTTGATTTATATGCAAGAAAAGAAGACTTATATTTATTTAACGAAGAAACTAACCTGGTAGAGGTGTCATATGAATAA
- a CDS encoding carbohydrate ABC transporter permease: protein MNNRNTENKSKTQEWSKSVKTQEWNKENKFGASKATPITPVVIQQEKETTKKSKGFILKYGAVFKGNKSKNMEKGKFDFINQLIWVLPGIFFVCIFSYFSIFIIFQYGLSANGANGVFLLSIKNITHLFTEPSKEFPIALRNTLIYVMVSVPISLIIALWTAKALSNVLNKKAFAFFQSAFFLPYVTSALAVAMAFSILFASSSDSLLNQLLSKIGLNSVDWKEPKNAMIMLIIYGVWRMLPFKIIMFTAALLRVDQRLYQAASIDGVPRWKQFWKISVPQIMPVIIYMITTGIIGSFKFMPFGLFPTYADAVKSDAQTAVYFIFSRVNAAGGGIASYGTGGAAAIVLMAIILVLTLVNRKLSKFLSKKYR from the coding sequence ATGAATAATAGAAACACTGAAAATAAATCTAAAACTCAAGAGTGATCAAAAAGTGTTAAAACTCAAGAGTGAAATAAAGAAAATAAATTCGGTGCTTCTAAAGCAACTCCAATAACTCCAGTAGTTATACAACAAGAAAAAGAAACAACTAAAAAATCAAAAGGTTTCATTCTTAAATACGGAGCTGTGTTTAAAGGTAATAAATCAAAAAATATGGAAAAAGGTAAATTTGATTTTATCAACCAATTAATTTGAGTTTTACCCGGTATTTTCTTTGTATGTATATTCTCATACTTTTCAATATTTATTATTTTCCAATATGGTTTAAGCGCTAATGGAGCAAATGGTGTGTTCTTATTAAGCATTAAAAATATTACTCACTTATTTACAGAACCATCAAAAGAATTTCCTATTGCGTTAAGAAATACCTTAATTTATGTTATGGTATCAGTGCCAATATCACTTATTATTGCACTTTGAACAGCAAAAGCATTAAGTAATGTTTTAAATAAAAAAGCATTTGCTTTTTTCCAATCAGCTTTTTTCTTACCATATGTAACTTCAGCACTAGCCGTTGCTATGGCGTTTTCAATTCTTTTTGCAAGTAGTTCAGATTCACTTCTAAACCAATTATTATCGAAAATAGGACTTAATTCTGTTGATTGAAAAGAGCCTAAGAATGCAATGATTATGTTAATTATTTATGGAGTATGAAGAATGCTACCATTTAAAATAATTATGTTTACTGCAGCTCTTTTAAGAGTTGATCAAAGATTGTATCAAGCAGCTTCAATTGATGGAGTTCCTAGATGAAAACAGTTCTGAAAAATATCAGTACCTCAAATAATGCCAGTTATTATTTACATGATTACAACAGGTATTATTGGTTCATTTAAATTTATGCCATTCGGGTTGTTCCCAACTTATGCTGATGCTGTTAAATCAGATGCTCAAACAGCAGTATACTTTATTTTCTCAAGAGTTAATGCAGCCGGAGGTGGAATTGCTTCATACGGAACTGGAGGAGCAGCCGCTATTGTATTAATGGCTATTATTCTTGTATTAACATTGGTTAATAGAAAATTAAGTAAATTCTTAAGTAAAAAATATAGATAG